A DNA window from Aquarana catesbeiana isolate 2022-GZ linkage group LG01, ASM4218655v1, whole genome shotgun sequence contains the following coding sequences:
- the ZBTB5 gene encoding zinc finger and BTB domain-containing protein 5 isoform X1, with protein MYMNMDFPGHFEQTFQQLNYQRLQGQLCDCVIVVGSRHFKAHRSVLAACSTHFRALFTVAESDQSMNMIQLDSEVVTSEAFAALIDMMYTSTLMLGESNVMDVLLAASHLHLNSVVKACKHYLTTRTLPVSSPNDRVQEQSARMQRSFMLQQLGLSIVSSALNSSQSNEEQAQQQQTSMGSSVRNSIVEQRAAFPIRRLHKRKQSSEERARQRMRASIDECLITDVTNESVQSMGNSREEYFSPDSLKITDAMKADSAPDNQEDSTLMFDQSYGNQEDTQVPSQSDNSGENIISMATQTTRVETSYNQESACEKSVYASETHDLTVDEKDHMRVIVKSEPLSSPEPQDEVSDVTSQAEGSEPVEVEGTAGAEKIELSPESSDRSFSDPQSSTDRVGDIHILDVTPNLEHKSSFSISNFLNKNRNSNLSLNQNCDDNIPNTTSDCRMDGEVSYLVSPEVGPSGHSSNVMSHLDNPFGDGPDSHFARPMQDHMGIPCVQSSNYRGNDPFGMDYPRSGLGLHSMSRSIMGSARGRAFNFPNYRRIAPKMPIVTSVRSTQLQDNASSSQMMMNGGNSSYDNGNASQQGPPQLTRASADVLSKCKKALSEHNVLVVEGARKYACKICCKTFLTLTDCKKHIRVHTGEKPYACLKCGKRFSQSSHLYKHSKTTCLRWQNSNLPTTLL; from the coding sequence GAACATGGATTTCCCTGGGCACTTTGAGCAGACCTTTCAACAGTTAAATTACCAGCGCCTCCAAGGCCAGCTCTGTGACTGTGTCATAGTTGTTGGGAGTCGGCATTTTAAAGCTCACCGCTCTGTACTAGCAGCATGCAGTACTCATTTCCGAGCTCTGTTTACTGTTGCAGAGAGTGACCAGAGCATGAACATGATCCAGCTGGACAGTGAAGTGGTAACATCTGAAGCCTTTGCTGCTCTTATTGACATGATGTATACATCCACTCTTATGCTTGGAGAAAGCAACGTAATGGATGTGCTACTGGCAGCATCTCACCTCCATTTGAATTCTGTTGTGAAAGCGTGTAAGCACTATCTGACTACAAGGACATTGCCTGTGTCTTCCCCCAATGACCGAGTTCAGGAGCAAAGCGCACGAATGCAAAGGTCTTTCATGCTTCAGCAGCTGGGATTAAGCATTGTGAGTTCAGCTTTGAATTCAAGTCAGAGCAATGAAGAACAGGCCCAGCAGCAACAGACTTCAATGGGTTCCTCTGTAAGAAATAGCATAGTGGAGCAAAGGGCCGCATTTCCTATAAGACGACTGCACAAAAGAAAGCAGTCTTCTGAAGAAAGGGCTAGGCAGCGCATGAGGGCTTCTATTGATGAGTGTCTCATTACCGATGTTACCAATGAAAGTGTACAGTCCATGGGTAATTCTCGTGAAGAATATTTTTCCCCTGATTCCCTTAAAATTACAGACGCTATGAAAGCTGACTCTGCCCCAGACAACCAAGAGGATAGCACACTTATGTTTGATCAGTCATATGGCAACCAAGAAGACACACAAGTGCCAAGCCAGTCTGACAACAGTGGAGAAAACATTATCTCAATGGCAACTCAGACAACTCGAGTTGAAACGAGTTACAATCAGGAATCTGCTTGTGAGAAATCAGTTTATGCTTCAGAGACTCATGATCTTACAGTGGATGAAAAAGATCACATGAGAGTCATTGTAAAGTCTGAGCCACTGAGCTCGCCTGAACCTCAGGATGAGGTAAGTGATGTGACATCACAAGCAGAAGGAAGTGAGCCAGTTGAGGTTGAAGGTACTGCAGGTGCAGAAAAAATTGAACTGAGCCCAGAAAGCAGTGATCGTAGTTTCTCTGATCCCCAGTCTAGTACAGACAGGGTTGGAGATATTCACATTTTAGATGTGACTCCCAACTTAGAGCACAAATCCTCTTTTAGCATTTCTAATTTTTTAAACAAGAACAGAAACAGCAACCTCAGCCTAAATCAAAACTGTGATGATAACATTCCAAATACAACCAGTGACTGTAGAATGGATGGAGAAGTGTCCTACCTTGTCAGTCCAGAAGTAGGTCCCAGTGGTCATTCTTCCAATGTTATGTCTCACTTGGATAATCCTTTTGGTGATGGCCCAGATTCTCATTTTGCTCGTCCCATGCAGGATCATATGGGTATTCCTTGTGTTCAGTCCTCCAATTACCGTGGAAATGACCCGTTTGGAATGGACTACCCAAGGTCTGGATTAGGGCTTCACTCTATGTCCAGGTCTATCATGGGAAGTGCAAGGGGTCGTGCTTTTAACTTTCCAAATTATCGGCGTATCGCCCCCAAAATGCCAATTGTTACGTCTGTACGAAGCACTCAGCTACAGGATAACGCCTCCAGTTCCCAAATGATGATGAATGGGGGAAACTCCTCTTATGACAATGGGAATGCTTCTCAGCAAGGTCCACCACAGTTGACAAGGGCATCTGCAGATGTCCTTTCCAAATGTAAGAAAGCGCTCTCTGAGCATAATGTGCTGGTGGTGGAGGGTGCCCGTAAATATGCCTGTAAAATATGCTGTAAGACTTTCTTGACTTTGACAGACTGTAAAAAGCACATCCGGGTTCATACAGGTGAAAAACCTTATGCCTGTCTGAAATGTGGAAAGCGGTTTAGCCAATCCAGTCACTTATATAAACATTCCAAAACTACTTGCCTTAGGTGGCAAAACAGCAATCTTCCTACGACGTTGCTTTAA
- the ZBTB5 gene encoding zinc finger and BTB domain-containing protein 5 isoform X2, which yields MDFPGHFEQTFQQLNYQRLQGQLCDCVIVVGSRHFKAHRSVLAACSTHFRALFTVAESDQSMNMIQLDSEVVTSEAFAALIDMMYTSTLMLGESNVMDVLLAASHLHLNSVVKACKHYLTTRTLPVSSPNDRVQEQSARMQRSFMLQQLGLSIVSSALNSSQSNEEQAQQQQTSMGSSVRNSIVEQRAAFPIRRLHKRKQSSEERARQRMRASIDECLITDVTNESVQSMGNSREEYFSPDSLKITDAMKADSAPDNQEDSTLMFDQSYGNQEDTQVPSQSDNSGENIISMATQTTRVETSYNQESACEKSVYASETHDLTVDEKDHMRVIVKSEPLSSPEPQDEVSDVTSQAEGSEPVEVEGTAGAEKIELSPESSDRSFSDPQSSTDRVGDIHILDVTPNLEHKSSFSISNFLNKNRNSNLSLNQNCDDNIPNTTSDCRMDGEVSYLVSPEVGPSGHSSNVMSHLDNPFGDGPDSHFARPMQDHMGIPCVQSSNYRGNDPFGMDYPRSGLGLHSMSRSIMGSARGRAFNFPNYRRIAPKMPIVTSVRSTQLQDNASSSQMMMNGGNSSYDNGNASQQGPPQLTRASADVLSKCKKALSEHNVLVVEGARKYACKICCKTFLTLTDCKKHIRVHTGEKPYACLKCGKRFSQSSHLYKHSKTTCLRWQNSNLPTTLL from the coding sequence ATGGATTTCCCTGGGCACTTTGAGCAGACCTTTCAACAGTTAAATTACCAGCGCCTCCAAGGCCAGCTCTGTGACTGTGTCATAGTTGTTGGGAGTCGGCATTTTAAAGCTCACCGCTCTGTACTAGCAGCATGCAGTACTCATTTCCGAGCTCTGTTTACTGTTGCAGAGAGTGACCAGAGCATGAACATGATCCAGCTGGACAGTGAAGTGGTAACATCTGAAGCCTTTGCTGCTCTTATTGACATGATGTATACATCCACTCTTATGCTTGGAGAAAGCAACGTAATGGATGTGCTACTGGCAGCATCTCACCTCCATTTGAATTCTGTTGTGAAAGCGTGTAAGCACTATCTGACTACAAGGACATTGCCTGTGTCTTCCCCCAATGACCGAGTTCAGGAGCAAAGCGCACGAATGCAAAGGTCTTTCATGCTTCAGCAGCTGGGATTAAGCATTGTGAGTTCAGCTTTGAATTCAAGTCAGAGCAATGAAGAACAGGCCCAGCAGCAACAGACTTCAATGGGTTCCTCTGTAAGAAATAGCATAGTGGAGCAAAGGGCCGCATTTCCTATAAGACGACTGCACAAAAGAAAGCAGTCTTCTGAAGAAAGGGCTAGGCAGCGCATGAGGGCTTCTATTGATGAGTGTCTCATTACCGATGTTACCAATGAAAGTGTACAGTCCATGGGTAATTCTCGTGAAGAATATTTTTCCCCTGATTCCCTTAAAATTACAGACGCTATGAAAGCTGACTCTGCCCCAGACAACCAAGAGGATAGCACACTTATGTTTGATCAGTCATATGGCAACCAAGAAGACACACAAGTGCCAAGCCAGTCTGACAACAGTGGAGAAAACATTATCTCAATGGCAACTCAGACAACTCGAGTTGAAACGAGTTACAATCAGGAATCTGCTTGTGAGAAATCAGTTTATGCTTCAGAGACTCATGATCTTACAGTGGATGAAAAAGATCACATGAGAGTCATTGTAAAGTCTGAGCCACTGAGCTCGCCTGAACCTCAGGATGAGGTAAGTGATGTGACATCACAAGCAGAAGGAAGTGAGCCAGTTGAGGTTGAAGGTACTGCAGGTGCAGAAAAAATTGAACTGAGCCCAGAAAGCAGTGATCGTAGTTTCTCTGATCCCCAGTCTAGTACAGACAGGGTTGGAGATATTCACATTTTAGATGTGACTCCCAACTTAGAGCACAAATCCTCTTTTAGCATTTCTAATTTTTTAAACAAGAACAGAAACAGCAACCTCAGCCTAAATCAAAACTGTGATGATAACATTCCAAATACAACCAGTGACTGTAGAATGGATGGAGAAGTGTCCTACCTTGTCAGTCCAGAAGTAGGTCCCAGTGGTCATTCTTCCAATGTTATGTCTCACTTGGATAATCCTTTTGGTGATGGCCCAGATTCTCATTTTGCTCGTCCCATGCAGGATCATATGGGTATTCCTTGTGTTCAGTCCTCCAATTACCGTGGAAATGACCCGTTTGGAATGGACTACCCAAGGTCTGGATTAGGGCTTCACTCTATGTCCAGGTCTATCATGGGAAGTGCAAGGGGTCGTGCTTTTAACTTTCCAAATTATCGGCGTATCGCCCCCAAAATGCCAATTGTTACGTCTGTACGAAGCACTCAGCTACAGGATAACGCCTCCAGTTCCCAAATGATGATGAATGGGGGAAACTCCTCTTATGACAATGGGAATGCTTCTCAGCAAGGTCCACCACAGTTGACAAGGGCATCTGCAGATGTCCTTTCCAAATGTAAGAAAGCGCTCTCTGAGCATAATGTGCTGGTGGTGGAGGGTGCCCGTAAATATGCCTGTAAAATATGCTGTAAGACTTTCTTGACTTTGACAGACTGTAAAAAGCACATCCGGGTTCATACAGGTGAAAAACCTTATGCCTGTCTGAAATGTGGAAAGCGGTTTAGCCAATCCAGTCACTTATATAAACATTCCAAAACTACTTGCCTTAGGTGGCAAAACAGCAATCTTCCTACGACGTTGCTTTAA